One genomic region from Mastacembelus armatus chromosome 21, fMasArm1.2, whole genome shotgun sequence encodes:
- the eaf2 gene encoding LOW QUALITY PROTEIN: ELL-associated factor 2 (The sequence of the model RefSeq protein was modified relative to this genomic sequence to represent the inferred CDS: deleted 1 base in 1 codon), translating to MNGTAYSNFDNQEHVLKLGETFEKHPKSAYHTVRYDFKPASIDTTCEGELEVGKGEQVTITLPNLEGSSAPVTVFKGSKRSYMKECILIVNHDTGEYRLEKLNSNIVVKKTRAEGSSKIHSRMEQQTSRLSQQMRSNNSSSSSSSSNKTSTSSKTSPPKEKTSPPSPMDDIERELMAEAQVMGQMSSSDSSSDSNSSSSSSSDDSSSSSDSEDEQTSAPLSAPANHSMPVISNTTSSRHQEGGAGLMNTLKNDLQLSESGSESDD from the exons ATGAATGGGACAGCGTACTCCAACTTTGACAATCAAGAACATGTCCTCAAATTAGGAGAAACGTTTGAGAAACACCCTAAAAGTGCCTACCACACAGTGCGCT ATGACTTCAAGCCAGCCTCCATTGATACAACATGTGAAGGGGAACTTGAAGTGGGCAAAGGAGAGCAAGTCACCATTACTTTGCCTAATTTAGAG GGTTCAAGTGCTCCAGTAACGGTTTTCAAGGGATCCAAGAGGTCATACATGAAAGAGTGCATCCTCATTGTGAACCATGACACAGGAGAGTACAGACTGGAAAAACTCAATAGCAACATAGTTGTGAAGAAGACTAG GGCTGAGGGCAGCAGTAAGATCCATTCTCGCATGGAGCAACAGACCAGTCGCCTGAGCCAGCAGATGAGGagtaacaacagcagcagcagtagtagcagcagtaacaAGACCTCAACCAGCTCCAAGACTTCC CCCCCCAAAGAGAAGACGTCCCCACCATCTCCCATGGATGACATTGAGAGAG AGTTGATGGCAGAGGCGCAGGTCATGGGCCAGATGAGCAGCAGCGACAGCTCCTCAGACTCCAACAGCTCCTCATCTTCCAGCAGTGATGACAGCTCCAGTAGCAGTGACTCAGAAGATGAACAGACTTCTGCACCCCTCTCAGCCCCGGCCAACCACAGCATGCCTGTCATCAGTAACACCACCAGCAGTCGCCACCAGGAGGGTGGAGCAGGACTCATGAACACACTTA